One Streptomyces lincolnensis genomic region harbors:
- a CDS encoding CaiB/BaiF CoA transferase family protein, which translates to MSLPQRPLSGITVVSLEQAVAAPFATRQLADLGARVIKVERPGEGDFARRYDTTVHGHSSYFVWLNRSKESLTLDLKDPRGREVLHQLLGGADVFVQNLAPGAADRLGLDVEALTGRYPRLIPCTISGYGTSGPWADRKAYDLLVQCQTGLVSLTGTAEETARAGISVADIAAGMYAYSGILTALFTRATTGTAHPVEVSLFEALAEWMGQPAYYTEHGGTQPPRLGAQHATIAPYGTFTAADGQDVLFSIQNEREWAVLCADFLGRPELTDDPRFATGSARVAHRDEVNAVVAERVARSDATEILKDLEGIGIACAGVNDVAAFLDHPVLAARDRWQDVAVPGGAMVRALLPPADLAGLPARMGPVPAVGEHTEAILGELGRDATDIAALRADAVI; encoded by the coding sequence ATGAGCCTCCCGCAACGGCCTTTGTCCGGGATCACGGTGGTCAGCCTGGAGCAGGCCGTGGCCGCGCCCTTCGCCACCCGGCAGCTCGCCGATCTCGGCGCCCGGGTGATCAAGGTGGAGCGGCCGGGCGAGGGCGACTTCGCACGCCGCTACGACACGACCGTGCACGGCCACTCCAGCTATTTCGTCTGGCTGAACCGCTCCAAGGAGTCGCTCACCCTCGATCTGAAGGACCCGCGGGGCCGCGAGGTACTCCACCAACTCCTCGGCGGCGCGGACGTGTTCGTGCAGAACCTCGCGCCGGGCGCGGCCGACCGCCTCGGCCTGGACGTCGAGGCGCTCACCGGCCGCTACCCGCGGCTGATCCCGTGCACCATCTCCGGGTACGGCACGTCCGGACCGTGGGCCGACCGCAAGGCATACGACCTGCTGGTGCAGTGCCAGACCGGCCTGGTGTCGCTGACCGGGACGGCCGAGGAGACCGCGCGGGCCGGGATCTCGGTCGCCGACATCGCCGCCGGGATGTACGCCTACAGCGGCATCCTCACGGCACTCTTCACCCGGGCCACCACGGGCACGGCGCACCCGGTGGAGGTCTCCCTCTTCGAGGCGCTGGCGGAGTGGATGGGCCAGCCCGCCTACTACACCGAGCACGGCGGGACCCAGCCGCCACGGCTGGGTGCTCAGCACGCCACGATCGCGCCGTACGGCACCTTCACGGCCGCCGACGGACAGGACGTGCTCTTCTCCATCCAGAACGAGCGCGAGTGGGCCGTCCTGTGCGCCGACTTCCTGGGCCGGCCCGAGCTGACCGACGATCCGCGTTTCGCGACCGGCTCCGCCCGGGTCGCCCACCGCGACGAGGTCAACGCCGTCGTCGCGGAGCGCGTCGCCCGCTCCGACGCCACCGAGATCCTCAAGGATCTGGAGGGCATCGGCATCGCCTGTGCCGGGGTCAACGACGTCGCCGCGTTCCTGGACCACCCGGTGCTGGCCGCGCGTGACCGCTGGCAGGACGTGGCCGTCCCCGGCGGGGCCATGGTGCGGGCACTGCTGCCGCCGGCCGATCTGGCGGGTCTGCCGGCGCGCATGGGCCCGGTGCCGGCGGTGGGCGAGCACACCGAGGCGATCCTCGGGGAACTCGGCCGCGACGCCACCGACATCGCGGCGCTGCGCGCCGACGCGGTGATCTGA
- a CDS encoding NADP-dependent oxidoreductase, with translation MKAIALHQYGQDLKLVDHPEPKVAPGEVLIRVKAAGVNPVDWKIGEGYLDPIMEAHFPLIPGWDVAGVVEGVGLDVEEFAPGDEVFGYIRKDWVQLGSYAEFAAAHVRMIAHKPASLSWEEAAGVPLAGLTAYQCIKRVGVEAGQTVLVHAAAGGVGMFAVQIAAALGARVIGTASERNHDFVRGLGAEPVTYGDGLVDRVRALAPDGVDAAFDFVGEGAVEVSRQVLKSPDRLASVVDPEAAEKGGKYVWLRPDPVDLTALAELADQGRLSVAIDRVLPLAEAAEAWRLSREGHTRGKLVLTVGER, from the coding sequence ATGAAGGCCATCGCACTGCATCAGTACGGACAGGACCTGAAGCTGGTGGACCACCCCGAGCCCAAGGTGGCTCCGGGGGAGGTCCTCATCCGAGTGAAGGCGGCCGGGGTGAACCCGGTGGACTGGAAGATCGGCGAGGGGTATCTCGACCCCATCATGGAGGCCCACTTCCCACTGATCCCGGGCTGGGACGTGGCCGGAGTCGTCGAAGGGGTCGGTCTGGACGTCGAGGAGTTCGCGCCCGGCGACGAGGTGTTCGGCTACATCCGCAAGGACTGGGTGCAACTCGGCTCCTACGCCGAGTTCGCCGCCGCCCACGTCCGCATGATCGCCCACAAGCCGGCCTCCCTCAGCTGGGAGGAGGCCGCCGGAGTGCCGCTCGCCGGACTCACCGCCTACCAGTGCATCAAGCGCGTCGGCGTCGAGGCCGGCCAGACCGTCCTGGTCCACGCAGCGGCCGGCGGGGTCGGCATGTTCGCCGTGCAGATCGCCGCCGCGCTGGGTGCGCGTGTCATCGGCACCGCGAGCGAGCGCAACCACGACTTCGTGCGCGGCCTCGGCGCGGAGCCCGTGACCTACGGCGACGGACTCGTCGACCGCGTCCGCGCGCTCGCACCCGACGGCGTCGACGCGGCCTTCGACTTCGTGGGCGAGGGAGCGGTGGAGGTCTCACGGCAGGTCCTGAAGAGCCCCGACCGCCTGGCGTCCGTCGTCGACCCGGAGGCCGCCGAGAAGGGCGGCAAGTATGTCTGGCTGCGCCCCGATCCGGTCGACCTCACGGCGCTGGCCGAACTGGCCGACCAGGGACGGCTGTCCGTCGCCATCGACCGGGTGCTGCCTCTCGCCGAGGCCGCGGAGGCCTGGCGCCTCAGCCGCGAGGGCCACACCCGGGGGAAGCTGGTCCTGACGGTCGGGGAGCGCTGA
- a CDS encoding MarR family winged helix-turn-helix transcriptional regulator, with translation MTATDPALTALAQGWCALSLLHGRIEAHIERALQAKHDLSVREYSLLDVLSRQHDGPGGHLQMKQVADAVVLSQSATTRLVTRLEDRGLLSRYLCPTDRRGIYTDVTEAGLDLLKEARPTNEAALREALDHAALNPELAPLVRAVETLRVPA, from the coding sequence ATGACCGCCACAGACCCCGCACTCACCGCCCTCGCGCAGGGCTGGTGCGCGCTGTCCCTGCTGCACGGCAGGATCGAGGCCCACATCGAGCGGGCTCTTCAGGCGAAGCACGACCTGAGTGTGCGCGAGTACTCGCTGCTGGACGTGCTGAGCCGTCAGCACGACGGGCCGGGCGGTCACCTTCAGATGAAGCAGGTCGCCGACGCGGTGGTGCTGAGCCAGAGCGCCACGACCCGGCTGGTGACCCGCCTGGAGGACCGCGGACTGCTCTCCCGCTACCTGTGCCCCACGGACCGCCGCGGCATCTACACCGACGTGACCGAGGCGGGCCTCGACCTGCTCAAGGAGGCCCGCCCCACCAACGAGGCCGCGCTGCGCGAGGCCCTCGACCATGCCGCGCTCAACCCCGAACTGGCGCCGCTCGTCCGGGCGGTGGAGACGCTCCGCGTTCCCGCCTGA
- a CDS encoding helix-turn-helix domain-containing protein, translating into MKELAGRLTALDPDAGAAVQVIAYFDRLAESRAGLEALVRGAAVLAGVPARLADAERRVRVRIEADGTRRDSDVPPDAAWPCAALAPGGAPALWLERSEAAPSVVDAVILERAAGAVRLVLDRTRGRAPADDPALVETVLDATAPEAARLHAARRLGLDVAAPARVLALREGRPRIVPADAEPPAGRLGVGPAVPVLDLPDSWAAARTALRFTAEGTARDPGPRVVRAEELGGVALLGELVAPGAEPPPDVQVLESAAATTPWLLATLYAVASTASLRAAATEVNVHHSTLQDRLAHAEHLLGWPLRTPQGRLRLHLALTMRHLARP; encoded by the coding sequence ATGAAAGAGCTGGCCGGGCGTCTGACCGCGCTGGATCCGGACGCCGGTGCCGCCGTCCAGGTCATCGCCTACTTCGACCGACTGGCCGAGTCCCGGGCCGGCCTGGAGGCGCTGGTGCGCGGGGCGGCGGTGCTGGCCGGGGTGCCCGCCCGGCTGGCCGACGCGGAGCGTCGGGTGCGGGTTCGCATCGAGGCGGACGGCACGCGCCGCGACTCGGACGTACCGCCGGACGCCGCCTGGCCGTGCGCGGCGCTGGCCCCGGGCGGTGCCCCGGCACTGTGGCTGGAGCGCTCGGAGGCGGCACCGAGTGTGGTGGACGCGGTGATCCTGGAGCGGGCCGCCGGCGCCGTACGTCTGGTGCTGGACCGCACTCGGGGCCGGGCGCCCGCCGACGACCCGGCGCTGGTGGAGACGGTGCTGGACGCCACGGCTCCGGAGGCGGCGCGACTGCACGCGGCGCGCCGGCTGGGCCTGGACGTCGCCGCTCCGGCGCGCGTCCTGGCCCTGCGGGAGGGCCGTCCCCGGATCGTCCCCGCCGACGCCGAACCGCCCGCCGGACGCCTCGGCGTCGGTCCGGCCGTACCGGTGCTCGACCTGCCTGATTCCTGGGCCGCGGCGCGGACAGCGCTGCGTTTCACGGCGGAGGGCACCGCGCGGGACCCTGGACCGCGGGTGGTGCGTGCCGAGGAGTTGGGCGGCGTCGCCCTCCTGGGCGAACTCGTCGCTCCGGGCGCCGAACCGCCGCCGGACGTCCAGGTCCTGGAGTCGGCCGCAGCGACCACGCCCTGGCTGTTGGCCACCCTGTACGCCGTGGCCTCGACGGCGAGCCTGCGCGCGGCGGCCACCGAGGTCAACGTCCACCACTCCACGCTCCAGGACCGCCTGGCCCACGCCGAGCACCTCCTCGGCTGGCCCCTGCGCACCCCTCAGGGCCGCCTCCGCCTCCACCTGGCGCTGACGATGCGGCATCTGGCGCGGCCATAG
- a CDS encoding alpha/beta hydrolase, with product MSHVPPPFDPELAATLELIKEVISPGLTMDDIDVVRQGPGIEMLAELDLTVGGFFEIEDRTVAGPEGAPDISLLIARPAGPETQGPLPVVYHVHGGGMILGNNRVGVDGPLAWAKELGAVVVSVEYRLAPEQPYPAGIEDVYAGLVWTAEHAKEIGGDPERIVLAGASAGGGLSAALALLTRDRGGPRPIGQLLMCPMLDDRNESVSCHQMAGLGVWDRTANETGWTALLGEARGGPDVPAYAAPARAEDLSGLPPAFLDVGSAETFRDEVVAYASRIWQAGGVAELHVWPGGFHGFDGFAPQAALSQAARTAQLEWLRRLLA from the coding sequence ATGAGTCACGTCCCGCCCCCGTTCGACCCGGAGCTGGCCGCCACCCTGGAACTGATCAAGGAGGTCATCTCGCCCGGCCTGACGATGGACGACATCGACGTCGTCCGGCAGGGGCCGGGCATCGAGATGCTGGCCGAGCTGGACCTGACCGTGGGCGGGTTCTTCGAGATCGAGGACCGCACGGTCGCCGGGCCCGAGGGCGCCCCCGACATCTCCCTCCTGATCGCCCGCCCGGCCGGCCCGGAAACGCAGGGCCCGTTGCCGGTCGTGTACCACGTGCACGGCGGCGGCATGATCCTCGGCAACAACCGGGTGGGCGTGGACGGTCCGCTGGCCTGGGCGAAGGAACTGGGCGCCGTCGTGGTGTCGGTGGAGTACCGGCTGGCGCCGGAGCAGCCGTATCCCGCCGGGATCGAGGATGTGTACGCCGGTCTGGTGTGGACCGCGGAGCACGCCAAGGAGATCGGTGGCGACCCGGAGCGGATCGTCCTCGCGGGGGCCAGCGCGGGCGGGGGCCTCAGTGCGGCACTGGCCCTGCTCACCCGGGACCGCGGCGGTCCCCGTCCGATCGGCCAGCTGCTGATGTGCCCGATGCTGGACGACCGCAACGAGAGCGTCTCCTGCCACCAGATGGCGGGCCTCGGCGTCTGGGACCGTACGGCGAACGAGACCGGCTGGACGGCCCTGCTCGGCGAGGCACGCGGCGGCCCGGACGTGCCCGCGTACGCGGCACCGGCCCGCGCCGAGGACCTCTCCGGGCTGCCGCCCGCCTTCCTGGACGTCGGCTCGGCGGAGACCTTCCGCGACGAGGTCGTCGCCTACGCCTCCCGCATCTGGCAGGCCGGCGGCGTGGCCGAACTCCACGTCTGGCCCGGCGGCTTCCACGGCTTCGACGGCTTCGCCCCTCAAGCCGCCCTCTCCCAGGCGGCCCGCACCGCCCAACTGGAGTGGCTGCGCAGGCTGCTGGCCTGA
- a CDS encoding TerC family protein, translated as MNVSLSVWLLTIAALCALVAVDFFIGRKPHDVSIREAGIWTVVWVVLACLFGVGLLVFGGAKPTGEFFAGYITEKSLSVDNLFVFVLIMGKFAVPTQYQQRVLMVGVIMALVLRAAFIAAGAAIISTFSWVFYIFGAFLIWTAWKLVQDARKGAHEEEYEENKLLKMVEKRFGVADRYHGTKLWIEENGKRIMTPMLVVMLAIGSTDVLFALDSIPAIYGLTQDPYIVFTANAFALMGLRQLYFLIGGLLRKLVHLSYGLSIILGFIGVKLVLHALHESGVHVPEISIPVSLGFIVLVLAITTITSLRASKKQEAAEAERAL; from the coding sequence GTGAACGTCTCTCTCAGCGTCTGGCTGCTGACCATCGCAGCCCTGTGCGCCCTCGTCGCCGTGGATTTCTTCATCGGCAGAAAACCCCATGACGTCTCGATCAGAGAGGCCGGGATCTGGACCGTCGTCTGGGTCGTCCTGGCCTGTCTCTTCGGCGTCGGGCTGCTCGTCTTCGGCGGTGCCAAGCCCACCGGTGAGTTCTTCGCCGGGTACATCACCGAGAAGTCCCTGAGCGTCGACAACCTCTTCGTCTTCGTCCTGATCATGGGGAAGTTCGCGGTCCCGACCCAGTACCAGCAGCGCGTGCTGATGGTCGGCGTGATCATGGCGCTGGTGCTGCGCGCCGCCTTCATCGCCGCCGGCGCCGCGATCATCTCCACCTTCTCGTGGGTCTTCTACATCTTCGGCGCCTTCCTGATCTGGACCGCGTGGAAGCTGGTCCAGGACGCCCGCAAGGGGGCACACGAGGAGGAGTACGAGGAGAACAAGCTCCTGAAGATGGTCGAGAAGCGCTTCGGGGTGGCCGACCGCTACCACGGCACCAAGCTGTGGATCGAGGAGAACGGCAAGCGGATCATGACCCCGATGCTGGTCGTGATGCTCGCGATCGGCTCCACGGACGTCCTGTTCGCGCTCGACTCCATTCCCGCCATCTACGGTCTGACGCAGGACCCGTACATCGTGTTCACCGCCAACGCGTTCGCGCTGATGGGTCTGCGCCAGCTGTACTTCCTCATCGGCGGACTGCTGAGGAAGCTGGTCCACCTCAGCTACGGCCTGTCGATCATCCTCGGGTTCATCGGCGTCAAGCTGGTCCTGCACGCGCTGCACGAGTCCGGTGTCCATGTCCCGGAGATCAGCATCCCGGTCTCCCTCGGCTTCATCGTGCTGGTGCTGGCCATCACCACGATCACCAGCCTGCGGGCCTCCAAGAAGCAGGAGGCCGCCGAGGCGGAGCGGGCGCTGTAA
- a CDS encoding LLM class F420-dependent oxidoreductase yields the protein MRVGVHINRFDHSGGGPALGVELAAAGAAAEAAGVSWLSVMDHYFQMEFNGGAEDPMLEAYTTLGFLAAHTSTIRLGALVTGVTYRHPGLLAKIVTSLDVLSGGRATLGIGAAWYDREHEGLGVAFPPVAERFERLEETLRICLQMWDPQDNGPFEGTHYRLAETLCVPAPVSSPRPEIMIGGGGERKTLRFVARYGDACNLFATTPEEITHKLDVLRGHCETEGRDYDEIRKTVLHSGEALTEGDFDAFVRDVGRYTKLGIDTVILSPSVGEPAAWIERSAAPVVQRLAELD from the coding sequence ATGCGGGTGGGCGTACACATCAACCGGTTCGACCACAGCGGAGGCGGACCCGCGCTCGGCGTGGAACTCGCCGCGGCGGGTGCCGCCGCCGAGGCCGCGGGCGTGAGCTGGCTGTCCGTCATGGACCACTACTTCCAGATGGAGTTCAACGGCGGCGCCGAGGACCCCATGCTGGAGGCCTACACGACCCTCGGCTTCCTCGCCGCGCACACCTCCACGATCCGGCTCGGCGCCCTGGTGACCGGGGTGACCTACCGGCACCCCGGCCTCCTCGCCAAGATCGTCACCTCACTCGACGTGCTCTCCGGAGGCCGGGCCACCCTCGGCATCGGGGCCGCCTGGTACGACCGTGAGCACGAAGGACTCGGGGTGGCGTTCCCGCCGGTCGCCGAGCGCTTCGAACGGCTGGAGGAGACCCTGCGGATCTGCCTCCAGATGTGGGACCCGCAGGACAACGGCCCCTTCGAGGGCACCCACTACCGCCTCGCCGAGACGCTGTGCGTGCCCGCGCCGGTGAGCAGCCCGCGGCCCGAGATCATGATCGGGGGCGGCGGGGAGCGCAAGACGCTGCGGTTCGTGGCCAGGTACGGCGATGCCTGCAACCTGTTCGCCACGACTCCGGAAGAGATCACGCACAAGCTCGACGTCCTGCGCGGCCACTGTGAGACGGAAGGGCGGGACTACGACGAGATCCGCAAGACCGTGCTGCACTCGGGCGAGGCGCTCACCGAAGGCGACTTCGACGCCTTCGTGCGGGACGTGGGCCGGTACACCAAGCTCGGCATCGACACCGTGATCCTCTCGCCGAGCGTCGGCGAGCCGGCCGCCTGGATCGAGCGGTCCGCCGCGCCCGTCGTTCAGCGGCTGGCCGAGCTCGACTGA
- a CDS encoding LysR family transcriptional regulator: MIDLRRLHVLRAVAHYGTVTAAARALHFTTSAASQQIRQLARDLEVDLLEPQGRGVRLTPAAESLLAHADAIQARWEQAELDLRADRGEPGGPLRVCGFPVAISVLLAPMAVRLRERYARLAVRIQESGVPESFDLLFEGEVDLAVVEATPHNPPLSDARFDQQPLLDDPFDLVVPEGHRLAGRERVGLADAAREAWIAPVPDSPCRPHVLSACGEAGFSPDVVHHALDWNVTAHLVAHGLGVALVPRLAQLTPHLPIVRVRCSGNPHRKLLTCTRRGGRNRPAVEAALEELRGLAATAVA, from the coding sequence ATGATTGACCTGCGTCGGCTTCATGTTCTGCGGGCGGTGGCTCACTACGGAACGGTCACCGCCGCGGCCCGTGCCCTGCACTTCACGACCTCCGCCGCGTCCCAGCAGATCCGGCAGCTGGCCCGGGATCTGGAGGTGGACCTGCTCGAACCGCAGGGGCGGGGCGTGCGGCTCACCCCCGCCGCCGAGAGCCTGCTGGCGCATGCCGATGCGATCCAGGCGCGGTGGGAGCAGGCGGAGCTCGATCTCCGGGCCGACCGGGGGGAGCCGGGCGGGCCGCTGCGGGTGTGCGGATTCCCGGTGGCCATCTCGGTGCTGCTGGCGCCCATGGCGGTGCGGCTGCGGGAGCGGTACGCGCGGCTCGCCGTGCGGATCCAGGAGTCGGGGGTGCCGGAGAGCTTCGATCTGCTGTTTGAGGGGGAGGTCGATCTCGCGGTGGTGGAGGCCACGCCGCACAATCCACCGCTGAGTGACGCGCGCTTCGACCAGCAGCCGTTGCTGGACGATCCTTTCGACCTCGTCGTACCCGAGGGGCATCGGCTGGCGGGCCGGGAGCGGGTGGGGCTGGCCGACGCGGCGCGGGAGGCGTGGATCGCGCCGGTGCCGGACAGTCCGTGCCGTCCGCATGTGCTGTCGGCGTGCGGGGAGGCGGGGTTCAGTCCCGATGTGGTGCACCACGCGCTGGACTGGAATGTCACGGCCCACCTGGTGGCCCACGGTCTGGGGGTCGCCCTGGTCCCGCGGTTGGCGCAGTTGACGCCCCATCTGCCCATCGTGCGGGTGCGGTGCTCGGGGAACCCGCACCGCAAGCTGCTCACCTGCACGCGCAGGGGCGGCCGGAACCGGCCGGCGGTGGAGGCGGCGCTGGAGGAACTGCGCGGACTGGCGGCCACGGCCGTGGCGTGA
- a CDS encoding ABC transporter substrate-binding protein gives MRTPPSPPGAERTAGSAVRIGALAPLTRPGWVEAGHHLLAGLELAVGEVNDTGGIDGRPLDLVVRDTAADPERAAAAVDELAHLGVAALVGEYHSVVARAAASRADALGLPYLCSSAVLDALTEQPTPWVARLSPPQSRGWRSYADFLLDAGHRGIAVAAQPSVYWATGTRILRDHLAAHGGTVVELDASALTPTAVCDALAENGATALLLLAGHPEPAVSIVRSVRRDPRLADLLIGAPAGQPELASWAAELGDDGAAIPFLRYLPERFGPLGARVETALRERLAAAPSFVAFEGYDTIAVLAEVLRSHGADRARIAEAWPRVAVEGTRGTIRFSRTPGIGVWQWAGPPVQVVDRDPARPDRFRVLHSG, from the coding sequence ATGCGTACGCCACCCTCGCCGCCCGGAGCGGAGCGGACCGCCGGATCGGCCGTCCGGATCGGCGCCCTCGCGCCCCTGACCCGGCCCGGCTGGGTCGAGGCGGGCCACCACCTGCTCGCCGGACTGGAACTGGCCGTCGGCGAAGTCAATGACACCGGCGGGATCGACGGCAGACCGCTCGACCTGGTGGTCCGGGACACCGCGGCCGATCCGGAGCGGGCCGCGGCGGCCGTGGACGAACTGGCCCACCTGGGCGTGGCCGCCCTGGTGGGGGAGTACCACAGCGTGGTCGCCCGTGCCGCGGCCTCCAGGGCGGACGCGCTCGGACTGCCGTACCTGTGTTCGTCGGCGGTGCTCGACGCGCTGACCGAACAGCCGACGCCATGGGTCGCGCGTCTCTCCCCGCCGCAGTCGCGCGGCTGGCGGAGCTACGCGGACTTCCTCCTGGACGCGGGCCACCGCGGCATCGCCGTGGCGGCCCAGCCGAGCGTCTACTGGGCGACCGGGACCCGCATCCTGCGGGACCACCTCGCCGCACACGGCGGCACCGTCGTAGAACTCGACGCGTCCGCGCTCACCCCCACGGCCGTGTGCGACGCACTCGCCGAGAACGGCGCGACCGCCCTGCTTCTGCTGGCCGGTCATCCGGAGCCGGCTGTGTCGATCGTCCGGTCAGTCCGTCGCGACCCGCGCCTGGCCGACCTCCTGATCGGTGCCCCGGCCGGGCAGCCGGAACTCGCCTCATGGGCGGCGGAGTTGGGCGACGACGGCGCCGCGATCCCCTTCCTCCGATACCTGCCCGAGCGGTTCGGTCCCCTCGGCGCACGGGTCGAGACGGCCCTGCGGGAGCGGCTGGCCGCGGCGCCGTCGTTCGTCGCCTTCGAGGGCTACGACACGATCGCCGTCCTCGCCGAGGTGCTGCGTTCTCACGGCGCGGACCGGGCGCGCATCGCGGAAGCCTGGCCGCGCGTCGCGGTCGAGGGCACCCGCGGGACGATCCGGTTCTCCCGCACCCCCGGCATCGGCGTGTGGCAGTGGGCCGGGCCGCCGGTCCAGGTCGTCGACCGGGATCCGGCCCGACCGGACCGCTTCCGGGTCCTTCACTCCGGCTGA
- a CDS encoding NAD(P)H-dependent oxidoreductase: MSVRILALVGSLRAGSHNRQLAEAAVKLAPEGADVDLFEGLAEIPFYNEDLDVEGSVPAPAAKLREAAQASDAFLFFSPEYNGTIPAVLKNAIDWLSRPYGAGAFAGKPVAVVGTAFGQYGGVWAQDETRKSVGIAGGKVLEDVKLSIPGSVVRFAETHPADDAEVAAQLSEVVARLHTHADETAAA; encoded by the coding sequence ATGTCTGTTCGCATCCTCGCGCTCGTCGGCAGCCTCCGTGCCGGTTCGCACAACCGTCAGCTCGCCGAGGCGGCCGTCAAGCTCGCCCCGGAGGGCGCCGACGTCGACCTCTTCGAGGGCCTGGCCGAGATCCCGTTCTACAACGAGGACCTCGACGTCGAGGGCAGCGTCCCGGCTCCGGCCGCCAAGCTGCGCGAGGCCGCCCAGGCCTCCGACGCCTTCCTGTTCTTCTCCCCCGAGTACAACGGCACCATCCCGGCCGTCCTCAAGAACGCCATCGACTGGCTGTCGCGTCCCTACGGCGCCGGCGCCTTCGCCGGCAAGCCGGTCGCCGTGGTCGGCACCGCCTTCGGCCAGTACGGCGGCGTCTGGGCCCAGGACGAGACCCGCAAGTCCGTCGGCATCGCCGGCGGCAAGGTCCTGGAGGACGTCAAGCTCTCCATCCCCGGCTCCGTCGTCCGCTTCGCCGAGACCCACCCGGCCGACGACGCCGAGGTCGCCGCGCAGCTCTCCGAGGTCGTCGCCCGTCTGCACACCCACGCCGACGAGACCGCCGCCGCCTGA
- a CDS encoding TetR/AcrR family transcriptional regulator, producing MSAFPPPLADQPEPPVDEPQLLQLGAPEDEPCLRADAARNRARLLEAAARLVAEHGAAGVTMEAVAVAANVGKGTVFRRFGDRTGLLTALLDHSERKFQAAFLSGPPPLGPGAPPVERLRAVGHALLRRSVDELDLQLAAEPSPERRFSVPARRLLRGHLALLLRQAVPDADSELLSHTLTGYLSPVLIHHLTRQCGMPLERLEAGWDDLVDRVTS from the coding sequence ATGTCCGCCTTCCCGCCACCCCTCGCCGACCAGCCCGAACCGCCCGTCGACGAACCCCAGTTGCTCCAGCTCGGCGCTCCCGAGGATGAACCCTGCCTGCGCGCCGACGCCGCCCGCAACCGGGCCAGGCTCCTGGAGGCCGCCGCGCGACTGGTGGCCGAGCACGGGGCGGCCGGGGTGACGATGGAGGCGGTGGCTGTCGCGGCGAACGTGGGCAAGGGCACGGTCTTCCGGCGCTTCGGTGACCGGACCGGCCTGCTGACGGCGCTGCTCGATCACTCCGAGCGGAAGTTCCAGGCCGCCTTTCTGAGCGGTCCGCCGCCGCTCGGGCCGGGTGCGCCCCCCGTGGAGCGGCTGCGGGCGGTCGGGCACGCCCTGCTGCGCCGCTCGGTGGACGAACTGGATCTGCAACTGGCGGCCGAGCCGAGCCCGGAGCGGCGGTTCTCCGTTCCGGCGCGCCGGCTGCTGCGCGGCCATCTGGCGCTGCTGCTGCGGCAGGCCGTACCGGACGCGGACAGCGAGCTGCTGTCCCACACCCTGACGGGGTATCTCAGCCCCGTGCTGATCCACCATCTGACCAGGCAGTGCGGGATGCCACTGGAGCGGCTGGAGGCCGGGTGGGACGACCTGGTGGACCGTGTGACGAGCTGA